In Streptomyces nojiriensis, one genomic interval encodes:
- a CDS encoding DUF998 domain-containing protein, producing the protein MSPHGLSPRAAWPVATLIGLAAAAYTAWVLEVVLSTGLNPIETYVSELAAQDQPLGGLFRATDFTAGLLAFSGGLLALFRLLKYAESRRAWAVIGWAGVALFGAATAADAWLPLSCQPTVDPECAARETAGLVPATHQAHAVSSSLAMAGALVGLVALTVAARRYGWFAPLARYGPALVALELLATVWTLSAIALFTAGRGTWALGAGQRLQVLLVALWLGLLAYSVHKEGRT; encoded by the coding sequence ATGTCCCCACATGGACTCTCGCCGCGGGCCGCCTGGCCGGTCGCCACCCTGATCGGTCTCGCCGCGGCCGCCTACACGGCGTGGGTGCTCGAAGTCGTCCTCTCCACCGGCCTCAACCCCATCGAGACGTACGTCAGCGAACTCGCCGCCCAGGACCAGCCGCTCGGCGGCCTCTTCCGGGCCACCGACTTCACCGCCGGGCTGCTGGCCTTCTCCGGAGGGCTCCTGGCCCTCTTCCGGCTGCTGAAGTACGCGGAGTCCCGCCGCGCCTGGGCGGTCATCGGCTGGGCCGGGGTCGCCCTCTTCGGCGCGGCCACCGCCGCCGACGCCTGGCTGCCGCTCAGCTGCCAGCCCACCGTGGACCCCGAATGCGCCGCCCGGGAGACCGCCGGACTCGTCCCCGCGACCCACCAGGCCCACGCCGTCAGCAGCAGCCTCGCCATGGCCGGGGCCCTCGTCGGCCTGGTGGCCCTGACGGTCGCCGCCCGCCGCTACGGCTGGTTCGCCCCGCTCGCCCGCTACGGCCCCGCCCTCGTCGCCCTCGAACTGCTCGCCACCGTCTGGACCCTGTCCGCGATCGCCCTGTTCACGGCCGGGCGCGGGACCTGGGCCCTCGGCGCCGGCCAGCGGCTCCAGGTGCTCCTCGTCGCGCTCTGGCTGGGCCTGCTCGCCTACTCCGTCCACAAGGAAGGCCGTACGTGA
- a CDS encoding multicopper oxidase family protein, with amino-acid sequence MRSLPTRRTVLGASAAVLGSGLLAACSGSAGSSDSAGSAGTGTGTGTGHGSMSHGGSAADVPEGYVDPAGPEVQAAETARNATGPLIEVKMTATATPLDLGAGITVRSWAYGDRLPGQEVRATAGGTLALTLANNLPEATSLHWHGLALRNDMDGVPGVTQRDIAPGGSFPYKFAIPNPGTYWFHPHTGVQQDRGLYGPLIIEDPDEPLSYDKEWVVVLDDWIDGVDGATPDAVLAELRKGMNGNPGAHAAHRRSASPSPSASPSAKGTKKRSYVAMGGHSDYLGGDAGDVVYAYYLINGRVADDPSVLTAEPGDRIRLRIINAGGDTAFRIALGDHELTVTHTDGHPVEQTKTGSLLLGMGERYDVLVTAKDGVFPLTALAEGKEGSALAVLRTGPGTAPTAATRPAELDAPPLMADALRAAEPVALPPRDPDRTVRLRLTGNMSAYNWAFDGAPYTPDQRHPVKAGERVRLEFANATPMWHPVHLHGHTFALGGQEGGARKDTAILLPGRRLTVDFDADNPGLWMTHCHNVYHSESGMMTVLGYQL; translated from the coding sequence ATGCGCTCTCTTCCCACCCGTCGCACCGTGCTCGGCGCGTCCGCGGCCGTCCTCGGCTCCGGTCTGCTCGCCGCCTGCTCCGGTTCCGCCGGTTCTTCCGATTCCGCCGGGTCCGCCGGCACCGGCACCGGCACCGGCACCGGCCACGGCTCGATGAGCCACGGCGGCTCCGCCGCGGACGTGCCCGAGGGGTACGTGGACCCGGCCGGACCCGAGGTACAGGCCGCCGAGACCGCCCGCAACGCCACCGGCCCCCTCATCGAGGTCAAGATGACCGCCACCGCCACCCCGCTCGACCTCGGCGCCGGCATCACCGTCCGCTCCTGGGCGTACGGGGACAGGCTGCCGGGCCAGGAGGTCCGGGCCACCGCGGGCGGCACGCTCGCCCTCACCCTCGCCAACAACCTCCCCGAGGCCACCTCCCTGCACTGGCACGGCCTCGCCCTGCGCAACGACATGGACGGGGTCCCGGGGGTGACCCAGCGGGACATCGCCCCGGGCGGCTCCTTCCCGTACAAGTTCGCCATCCCGAACCCGGGCACGTACTGGTTCCACCCGCACACCGGGGTCCAGCAGGACCGCGGCCTGTACGGCCCGCTGATCATCGAGGACCCCGATGAGCCCCTCTCCTACGACAAGGAGTGGGTGGTGGTCCTGGACGACTGGATCGACGGGGTGGACGGAGCCACCCCGGACGCCGTCCTCGCCGAGCTCCGCAAGGGCATGAACGGCAACCCCGGAGCCCACGCGGCCCACCGCCGGAGCGCCTCCCCCTCGCCCTCCGCCTCCCCGTCCGCCAAGGGCACCAAGAAGCGCTCCTACGTCGCCATGGGCGGCCACAGCGACTACCTCGGCGGAGACGCGGGCGACGTCGTCTACGCGTACTACCTGATCAACGGGCGGGTGGCGGACGACCCTTCGGTCCTCACCGCCGAACCGGGCGACCGGATCCGGCTGCGCATCATCAACGCCGGCGGGGACACCGCCTTCCGGATCGCCCTCGGCGACCACGAACTGACGGTCACCCACACCGACGGCCACCCGGTGGAGCAGACGAAGACGGGGTCACTGCTGCTGGGCATGGGCGAGCGCTACGACGTCCTGGTCACCGCCAAGGACGGGGTGTTCCCCCTCACCGCGCTGGCCGAGGGCAAGGAGGGCTCGGCGCTCGCGGTACTGCGCACCGGGCCGGGGACGGCGCCCACGGCCGCGACCCGGCCGGCCGAACTGGACGCGCCGCCGCTGATGGCGGACGCGCTCAGGGCCGCCGAACCGGTCGCACTGCCCCCGCGCGACCCGGACCGTACGGTGCGGCTCCGGCTCACCGGCAACATGAGCGCGTACAACTGGGCCTTCGACGGCGCGCCGTACACGCCCGACCAGCGGCACCCGGTGAAGGCGGGCGAGCGGGTCCGCCTGGAGTTCGCCAACGCCACGCCGATGTGGCACCCGGTCCACCTGCACGGGCACACCTTCGCACTGGGCGGGCAGGAGGGCGGGGCGCGCAAGGACACCGCGATCCTCCTGCCGGGGCGCAGGCTGACGGTGGACTTCGACGCGGACAACCCCGGGCTGTGGATGACGCACTGCCACAACGTCTACCACTCGGAGTCCGGGATGATGACGGTGCTCGGCTACCAGCTGTAG
- a CDS encoding DUF4190 domain-containing protein, which translates to MSTPPNPPSTPAGPPTEPAGTPTPETDSIPAPAQPLSLEKTPAAPEAPATPATPETTPETAETPEAPVAATPEPVPAPSPSPSPSPSPSPFAPPTPSAPTPAPAAAGFGTPGHAWGAPTPGFPGAGYPGYPGYPQATPNSNGLAVAAVITGGFGIFLGVIPFLFWAGTVLAAVGVGLGIGGTVRANKGAPKKSMAVVGTVLGVLGMLASVGGLFLTVLVVDRADSRIDRQIDEDRGPDGHFPSGEPWPSKSPSPTQAPGLTSALPFGETFTYPNGVKVSLSVPTKYEAQNTYSRDRIKNAVQLTVTITNGSTTPHEVIYAVPNVRDDQGMTADMVYDSGSVPKLIRGSILPGETASGIVAFEVPKGTKSITADISAGSRLDDVKYAGPIG; encoded by the coding sequence ATGAGCACCCCGCCGAACCCGCCCAGCACTCCTGCCGGTCCGCCGACCGAGCCGGCGGGCACCCCGACACCCGAGACGGACTCCATACCGGCGCCCGCGCAGCCGCTCTCGCTGGAGAAGACCCCGGCGGCCCCCGAGGCACCGGCGACCCCCGCGACCCCCGAGACCACCCCGGAGACGGCCGAGACCCCCGAGGCACCCGTCGCGGCCACGCCGGAGCCGGTTCCCGCCCCGTCGCCGTCCCCGTCCCCGTCGCCGTCCCCGTCGCCGTTCGCCCCGCCGACGCCGTCCGCGCCCACGCCCGCCCCCGCGGCCGCAGGCTTCGGCACCCCCGGCCACGCGTGGGGCGCGCCCACGCCCGGCTTCCCCGGAGCCGGGTACCCGGGGTACCCCGGGTACCCGCAGGCCACCCCGAACAGCAACGGCCTGGCCGTCGCCGCCGTCATCACCGGCGGCTTCGGCATCTTCCTGGGCGTCATCCCGTTCCTCTTCTGGGCCGGCACCGTGCTCGCCGCCGTCGGCGTGGGCCTCGGCATCGGCGGTACCGTCCGCGCCAACAAGGGCGCCCCGAAGAAGTCGATGGCCGTCGTCGGCACCGTGCTCGGCGTGCTCGGCATGCTCGCCTCGGTCGGCGGGCTCTTCCTCACCGTCCTGGTCGTCGACCGGGCCGACAGCCGCATCGACCGGCAGATCGACGAGGACCGGGGGCCGGACGGGCACTTCCCCAGCGGTGAGCCCTGGCCTTCCAAGTCCCCTTCGCCCACCCAGGCACCCGGCCTGACCAGCGCACTGCCGTTCGGCGAGACCTTCACCTACCCGAACGGCGTCAAGGTGAGCCTCTCGGTTCCGACGAAGTACGAGGCGCAGAACACGTACTCCCGCGACAGGATCAAGAACGCGGTCCAGCTCACCGTCACCATCACCAACGGCTCGACCACGCCGCACGAAGTGATCTACGCCGTGCCCAACGTCCGCGACGACCAGGGCATGACCGCCGACATGGTCTACGACTCCGGCAGCGTGCCGAAGTTGATCAGGGGCTCGATCCTGCCGGGCGAAACCGCCAGCGGCATCGTGGCCTTCGAGGTCCCCAAGGGCACCAAGAGCATCACCGCGGACATCTCCGCCGGGAGCAGGCTCGACGACGTGAAGTACGCGGGCCCGATCGGCTGA